From a single Nostoc sp. MS1 genomic region:
- a CDS encoding dienelactone hydrolase family protein: protein MQITKRNVDLRVDDSLMRVYVASPKPAGVYPGIIFYSDIYQLGGPIIRLVNYLAGFGYVVAAPEIFHRLEPIGQVIEPDDLGRMRGNDDARRTAITEYDADCRTIIDFLKADTAVAADKIGTVGFCIGGHLAFRAAFASEVKAAVCCYPTGIPSGKLGKGVADTIHRVSEIKGELLLILGTLDPHIPESDRQTLIKAIEDAGVLHKVVLYEAEHTFMRDDGYRYDAVAATSAWREIVEFLGGVF, encoded by the coding sequence GTGCAAATCACGAAGCGCAATGTGGACTTGAGGGTTGATGACAGCTTAATGCGCGTTTATGTCGCTTCTCCTAAACCAGCCGGAGTTTACCCTGGCATAATATTCTACAGTGATATTTATCAGTTAGGCGGGCCGATAATTCGGTTAGTTAATTACTTAGCAGGATTTGGTTATGTAGTAGCAGCACCAGAGATTTTCCATCGCCTGGAGCCAATTGGACAAGTAATTGAACCGGATGATTTGGGAAGAATGCGGGGTAATGATGATGCGCGACGGACAGCGATCACAGAATATGATGCAGATTGTCGTACTATCATTGATTTCCTCAAGGCAGATACGGCAGTTGCAGCCGATAAAATCGGGACGGTTGGCTTTTGCATTGGTGGACACTTAGCTTTTCGCGCCGCCTTTGCAAGTGAAGTTAAAGCTGCTGTCTGCTGCTACCCTACAGGGATACCCAGTGGTAAGTTAGGTAAGGGTGTAGCTGATACTATCCATCGGGTGAGTGAAATTAAGGGTGAGTTACTGCTGATATTGGGGACACTTGATCCACATATACCAGAAAGCGATCGCCAAACTTTAATTAAAGCCATTGAAGATGCTGGCGTACTTCACAAAGTAGTTCTCTACGAAGCCGAACATACTTTTATGCGCGATGATGGCTATCGTTACGATGCTGTTGCAGCTACCTCTGCGTGGCGGGAAATAGTGGAGTTTTTAGGAGGAGTATTCTAA
- a CDS encoding DNA-3-methyladenine glycosylase family protein, translating to MSELELLTPASFKDALTVLANLDNDLARVLETLGPPPMWKREAGFATLVKIILEQQVSLAAAKAVFNRLSEIVKPLTPENFLTFDDSQLRLIGFSRQKSLYCRGLAESIVKGELDLGNLAAMDDNVIRSQLKRIKGIGDWTVDIYLLMALQHRDAFPRGDLGLIIAAQQLKGLATRPTPIQLEAIAENWRPWRAVAARILWHYYLNTQGKTITVYQ from the coding sequence ATGTCTGAACTAGAATTGCTGACACCTGCAAGTTTTAAGGATGCTTTGACGGTGCTGGCAAATCTTGATAATGATTTAGCGCGGGTTTTAGAGACGCTGGGGCCGCCTCCCATGTGGAAACGAGAGGCTGGCTTTGCAACACTCGTGAAAATAATTTTGGAACAACAGGTTTCCTTAGCGGCGGCGAAGGCGGTATTTAATCGTTTATCTGAGATTGTCAAACCCTTAACACCAGAAAATTTCTTGACCTTCGATGATAGTCAATTAAGGCTAATTGGTTTTAGTCGGCAAAAAAGCTTATATTGTCGAGGATTAGCAGAGTCCATTGTCAAAGGTGAGCTTGATTTAGGCAACTTAGCCGCAATGGACGACAATGTAATTAGAAGCCAGTTAAAGCGGATTAAAGGCATTGGTGACTGGACAGTAGATATTTACCTACTAATGGCGCTGCAACACCGTGATGCTTTTCCTAGAGGCGATTTAGGGTTAATAATTGCTGCACAGCAACTGAAAGGTTTAGCAACACGCCCTACACCCATACAATTGGAAGCGATCGCCGAAAATTGGCGACCGTGGAGAGCAGTAGCAGCCAGAATACTCTGGCACTACTATCTCAATACTCAAGGTAAAACCATTACAGTTTACCAGTGA
- the dapF gene encoding diaminopimelate epimerase, with protein MAIEFTKYHGLGNDFILIDNRTAKTPKITPAQAVQWCDRHFGIGADGVIFALPGEKDTDYTMRIFNSDGSEPEMCGNGIRCLAAFLADLEGVSRTKDSYRIHTLAGVITPQLTPDGQIKVDMGLPRLLAGEIPTTLAAADAKVINQPLEVEGQTWEVTCVSMGNPHCITFVDDVAAIPLEAIGPKFEHHAAFPQRTNTEFIQVVSRDYLKMRVWERGAGITLACGTGACASLVAAVLTGRSDRIATVELPGGPLEIEWSEVDQRIYMTGPADRVFTGKL; from the coding sequence ATGGCAATCGAATTTACTAAGTATCACGGTCTGGGTAACGATTTTATTTTGATTGATAATCGCACTGCTAAAACGCCGAAAATCACTCCAGCACAGGCTGTGCAGTGGTGCGATCGCCATTTTGGTATCGGGGCTGATGGTGTTATTTTTGCCTTGCCTGGAGAAAAAGATACTGATTACACGATGCGGATTTTTAACTCCGATGGTTCGGAACCGGAAATGTGTGGAAATGGGATTCGCTGTTTGGCTGCTTTCTTAGCAGATTTAGAAGGGGTTTCTCGCACCAAGGATTCCTATCGGATTCATACTTTGGCGGGTGTGATTACACCTCAATTAACCCCCGATGGGCAAATTAAGGTGGATATGGGTTTACCTCGGTTACTGGCTGGGGAAATTCCTACAACTCTGGCGGCGGCTGATGCAAAGGTGATTAACCAACCCTTGGAAGTAGAAGGGCAAACTTGGGAAGTTACCTGTGTAAGTATGGGGAATCCTCACTGTATTACTTTTGTGGATGATGTAGCCGCAATTCCTTTAGAAGCCATCGGCCCTAAATTTGAGCATCACGCAGCATTTCCCCAACGGACAAACACCGAATTTATTCAAGTGGTAAGTCGTGATTACTTGAAGATGCGTGTTTGGGAACGTGGCGCAGGGATTACTTTAGCTTGTGGTACTGGTGCTTGTGCTTCCTTGGTGGCGGCTGTGTTGACTGGCAGAAGCGATCGCATTGCTACTGTAGAATTACCTGGAGGCCCTTTGGAAATTGAATGGTCAGAAGTAGACCAGAGAATTTACATGACTGGCCCAGCCGACCGAGTTTTCACTGGTAAACTGTAA
- a CDS encoding Hfq-related RNA-binding protein — MAITEFDTSLPSIRQVQNLIKQAVAVEFKLLTGDVITGRVLWQDPNCVCIADENSHQFTISKPAIAYFHPKA, encoded by the coding sequence ATGGCTATAACTGAATTTGACACTTCCTTGCCTAGCATTCGGCAAGTACAAAACCTCATTAAACAAGCAGTAGCCGTAGAGTTCAAACTGCTAACAGGAGACGTAATCACAGGCAGAGTCTTATGGCAAGATCCAAACTGCGTGTGCATCGCCGACGAAAACAGCCACCAATTTACCATCAGCAAGCCTGCGATCGCTTATTTTCATCCCAAAGCGTAG
- a CDS encoding cation:proton antiporter has product MQEDFRLIVDLVLVFAVAAGGGLLAALLKQPVLLGYLIGGMIVGPAGLGLIKEVVQVETLAQFGVAFLLFALGVEFSFAELKKVKAIALGGGGLQIALTILITVLVCGLTGAWGTLPAKGVFLGSILSLSSTAVVLKCLMERNETETPHGQVMLGILVVQDLALGLMLAVLPALHEPGEVIGVAVLTALLRIGLFAAGAVVAGIWLIPPLLRLLARTESRELFLLGVVALCLGIALLTESLGLSIEMGAFVAGLMISEVEYADQTLTYVEPLRDIFASLFFAAIGMLIDPVFLLQNIELILGLVALVFLGKFLIITPLVKFFRYPLKTALIVGLGLAQIGEFSFVLASEGQALGLVSRRIYLLILGTTAVTLMLTPFVLRLVPSLFNFAESIPWLKPYIAGEGQALDVSEDLPFKDHVVVCGYGRVGQNLVKLLLQHNLPVVVIDQSESRIQQVRDEGIPYVYGNCVSFHVLETAGVNHAKGMAIALPDPMSTRLCVKRALELCPEIDLVVRATQDKNIELLYQLGAKEVVQPEFEASIEMATHFLTDLGWTPGLLQQEMQQLRSDHYLDFRPERNANEVSRHLQEATQDLNRRWYPLPTDSPLIGMTLEEADMRYLTGVSLMAIRRANGEEIDYPNNETKLEAGDRLLVVGAKEEVAALEEFAQGKVAVPDKTSACQWVTVEAKSPILGKTLKDLLLEPQSGIKVQAIRRDGKFIRSPNDNTDFRNGDQVLLCGSLPSLNQIQPLFAVMSEIPLSIPMVKAKETEVVKERG; this is encoded by the coding sequence GTGCAAGAAGATTTTAGATTAATTGTTGATTTAGTGTTAGTTTTCGCTGTTGCTGCTGGTGGCGGGTTGTTGGCGGCGCTGCTGAAACAACCTGTGCTGCTGGGCTATCTCATCGGCGGAATGATAGTCGGCCCGGCTGGGCTGGGGCTAATTAAAGAGGTGGTTCAAGTTGAGACTCTGGCACAGTTCGGGGTCGCCTTCTTGTTATTCGCCTTGGGTGTGGAGTTTTCCTTTGCGGAGTTAAAGAAGGTAAAGGCGATCGCACTCGGTGGTGGGGGGTTGCAAATTGCTCTGACAATCCTGATCACAGTGCTGGTGTGTGGGTTAACTGGTGCTTGGGGAACCTTACCCGCCAAAGGTGTGTTCCTGGGGTCAATTCTCTCCCTCTCCTCTACAGCCGTCGTCCTCAAATGCTTGATGGAACGCAACGAAACCGAAACTCCTCACGGGCAAGTGATGCTGGGGATTCTGGTAGTGCAGGACTTGGCTTTGGGTTTAATGCTGGCGGTGTTACCCGCATTGCATGAACCAGGGGAAGTTATTGGTGTGGCTGTCCTCACAGCTTTGCTGAGAATTGGCTTATTTGCGGCTGGGGCTGTAGTAGCCGGGATTTGGCTTATTCCTCCCTTATTGCGGCTTTTAGCCCGGACAGAAAGCCGAGAATTATTCTTATTAGGTGTAGTGGCGCTGTGTTTGGGTATTGCCCTGCTGACAGAATCTTTAGGTCTGTCGATTGAAATGGGGGCGTTTGTCGCCGGGTTGATGATATCCGAGGTGGAATACGCCGACCAAACCCTAACCTATGTAGAACCACTACGCGATATTTTTGCTAGTTTATTCTTCGCAGCGATCGGGATGTTAATTGACCCGGTGTTTCTGTTGCAGAACATAGAGTTAATTCTGGGTTTGGTGGCGTTAGTTTTCCTGGGTAAGTTCCTGATTATTACTCCTTTGGTCAAATTCTTCCGCTACCCATTGAAAACCGCCTTAATTGTTGGGTTGGGACTGGCACAGATTGGGGAATTTTCCTTTGTGTTAGCTAGTGAAGGACAAGCTTTAGGTTTGGTTTCTCGACGGATATATTTACTAATTTTGGGAACCACAGCCGTCACGCTGATGCTCACCCCGTTTGTGTTACGGTTAGTCCCATCATTATTTAACTTTGCCGAATCCATCCCTTGGCTCAAACCCTACATTGCCGGGGAAGGTCAGGCATTAGATGTATCAGAAGATTTACCATTTAAAGATCATGTAGTCGTCTGCGGTTATGGGCGAGTCGGACAAAATTTGGTGAAGTTGTTGCTGCAACACAATTTACCTGTAGTTGTCATCGACCAATCAGAAAGCCGCATTCAACAAGTGCGGGATGAGGGAATCCCTTACGTATACGGTAATTGTGTCAGTTTTCATGTACTAGAAACGGCTGGGGTGAATCATGCTAAAGGAATGGCGATCGCACTTCCTGACCCTATGAGTACCCGCCTATGTGTGAAACGGGCTTTGGAACTCTGTCCTGAAATAGATTTAGTGGTTCGCGCTACCCAGGACAAAAACATCGAATTGCTGTATCAACTGGGAGCAAAGGAAGTAGTCCAGCCAGAGTTTGAAGCTAGTATCGAAATGGCAACGCATTTCTTAACAGACTTGGGTTGGACACCGGGTTTATTACAACAGGAAATGCAACAACTCCGCAGCGATCATTACTTAGATTTTCGCCCGGAACGGAACGCTAATGAGGTTTCCCGTCACCTACAAGAAGCGACACAAGATTTAAACCGCCGTTGGTATCCTTTACCAACCGATTCTCCCCTCATTGGCATGACTTTAGAAGAAGCGGATATGCGCTACTTAACAGGCGTAAGCTTGATGGCAATTCGCCGCGCCAATGGTGAGGAAATCGATTATCCCAATAATGAAACCAAATTAGAAGCAGGCGATCGCTTGTTGGTTGTCGGTGCGAAAGAGGAAGTCGCAGCTTTAGAGGAATTTGCCCAAGGTAAAGTAGCTGTCCCAGACAAGACTAGCGCCTGTCAGTGGGTGACAGTCGAGGCCAAATCCCCCATTTTGGGCAAAACCCTCAAAGATTTGCTCCTAGAACCGCAAAGTGGCATTAAAGTACAGGCGATACGACGAGACGGTAAATTTATTCGCTCCCCCAATGACAACACTGACTTCCGCAACGGCGACCAAGTTCTACTATGCGGTAGCCTGCCAAGTCTGAATCAAATACAGCCTTTATTTGCTGTAATGAGCGAAATACCCCTGTCGATTCCTATGGTTAAAGCTAAGGAGACGGAGGTTGTTAAAGAAAGGGGATAA